The Pantoea nemavictus genome includes a region encoding these proteins:
- the leuA gene encoding 2-isopropylmalate synthase, producing the protein MSQQVIIFDTTLRDGEQALQASLSVKEKLQIALALERMGVDVMEVGFPVSSPGDFESVQTIARTIKNSRVCGLARCVEKDIDAAYESLRVAEAFRIHTFIATSPMHIATKLRSTLPEVIERAVHMIKRARNYTDDVEFSCEDGGRTPIDDLCRMVEAAINAGATTINIPDTVGYTLPGEYANIIGQLVARVPNIDKAILSVHTHDDLGMATGNAIAAVLAGARQVEGTLNGLGERAGNCALEEVIMAIKTRQQIMNVHTNINHQEIYRTSQTVSQICNMPIPANKAVVGSNAFAHSSGIHQDGVLKNRENYEILTPESIGLHKIQLNLTSRSGRAAVKHRMEEMGYKESDYNLDTLYDAFLKLADKKGQVFDYDLEALAFINKQNEEPEYFQLNEFNVQTGSSVTATASVQLGCGEETKADAATGNGPVDAVYQAINRITGFEAELMNYKLTAKGHGENALGQVDIVVNYNGRKFHGVGLATDIVESSAKAMVNALNNIWRAKQVEKELQRKFKDQKETV; encoded by the coding sequence ATGAGCCAGCAAGTTATTATTTTCGATACCACTCTGCGTGACGGCGAACAGGCTTTACAGGCCAGCCTGAGTGTTAAAGAAAAACTGCAGATCGCTCTGGCATTGGAACGTATGGGCGTGGATGTGATGGAAGTGGGCTTCCCGGTTTCCTCTCCAGGCGATTTTGAATCCGTACAAACCATTGCTCGTACCATTAAAAATAGCCGCGTCTGCGGACTGGCACGCTGCGTTGAGAAGGACATTGACGCCGCATACGAATCATTGCGTGTCGCTGAAGCGTTCCGTATTCACACCTTCATCGCCACTTCGCCGATGCATATCGCCACCAAGCTGCGCAGCACGCTGCCGGAAGTGATTGAACGTGCAGTACACATGATTAAACGCGCCCGCAACTATACCGATGACGTTGAGTTCTCCTGTGAAGACGGCGGCCGCACACCAATCGACGATCTGTGTCGCATGGTTGAAGCGGCTATCAATGCTGGTGCCACCACGATTAACATCCCCGATACCGTCGGCTACACCTTGCCAGGCGAATACGCCAACATCATCGGCCAATTGGTCGCACGCGTGCCAAACATTGATAAAGCCATTCTGTCTGTTCATACCCACGATGATTTGGGCATGGCGACCGGCAACGCCATCGCCGCGGTATTGGCCGGTGCGCGTCAGGTTGAAGGTACGTTGAATGGTCTGGGCGAGCGCGCGGGTAACTGTGCGTTGGAAGAAGTGATCATGGCGATTAAAACCCGCCAGCAGATTATGAACGTGCACACCAATATCAATCATCAGGAAATCTACCGTACCAGCCAAACGGTAAGCCAAATCTGCAACATGCCGATTCCGGCTAACAAAGCGGTAGTTGGTTCTAACGCCTTCGCCCACTCATCCGGTATTCACCAGGATGGCGTGCTGAAGAATCGTGAAAACTACGAAATCCTGACGCCAGAATCTATCGGCCTGCACAAAATCCAGCTGAATCTGACCTCACGCTCGGGCCGCGCCGCCGTCAAACATCGCATGGAAGAGATGGGTTACAAAGAGTCCGATTACAATCTGGACACCTTGTACGATGCCTTCCTCAAACTGGCTGATAAGAAAGGTCAGGTCTTCGATTACGACCTGGAAGCGTTGGCCTTCATCAACAAACAGAATGAAGAGCCGGAATACTTCCAGCTGAACGAATTCAACGTGCAGACAGGTTCCAGCGTCACCGCCACCGCGTCTGTGCAGTTGGGCTGTGGCGAAGAGACCAAAGCCGATGCCGCTACCGGTAATGGCCCGGTTGATGCCGTTTACCAGGCTATCAACCGCATCACCGGCTTTGAAGCTGAACTGATGAACTACAAGTTGACCGCGAAAGGCCACGGCGAGAACGCGCTGGGTCAGGTAGATATCGTCGTCAACTACAACGGCCGTAAATTCCACGGCGTTGGCCTGGCGACCGATATCGTCGAATCATCCGCTAAAGCGATGGTAAATGCGTTGAACAATATTTGGCGTGCTAAGCAGGTGGAAAAAGAACTGCAGCGTAAATTTAAAGATCAGAAGGAAACGGTGTAA
- the leuB gene encoding 3-isopropylmalate dehydrogenase: MSKSSHIAVLPGDGIGPEVMAQAMKVLDAIRTRFDMRITTSEYDVGGIAIDRHGEPLPPATVAGAEQADAILFGSVGGPKWEHLPPAQQPERGALLPLRKHFKLFSNLRPAALYKGLEAFCPLRSDIAERGFDILCVRELTGGIYFGQPKGREGSGPHERAFDTEVYHRFEIERIARIAFESARKRRNIVTSIDKANVLQTSVMWREIVNEVAKDYPDVQLSHMYIDNATMQLIKDPSQFDVLLCSNLFGDILSDECAMITGSMGLLPSASLNEEGFGLFEPAGGSAPDIAGQNIANPIAQILSLSLLLRYSLNADDAAASIERAVSRALEAGYRTRDLAGDGKAVSTDEMGSIIAGFIAEEK; the protein is encoded by the coding sequence ATGTCTAAGTCTTCTCATATCGCGGTATTGCCAGGCGACGGAATTGGTCCGGAAGTGATGGCGCAGGCCATGAAGGTTCTCGACGCAATTCGTACGCGTTTCGACATGCGTATCACCACCAGCGAATATGATGTTGGCGGTATCGCCATCGATCGTCATGGTGAACCGTTGCCACCGGCCACCGTTGCCGGCGCAGAACAAGCAGATGCGATTCTGTTTGGCTCGGTAGGTGGCCCGAAATGGGAACATCTGCCACCTGCTCAGCAGCCAGAGCGCGGTGCGCTACTGCCGCTGCGTAAGCACTTCAAGCTGTTCAGTAACCTGCGCCCCGCCGCGCTGTATAAAGGTTTAGAAGCTTTTTGCCCGCTGCGCAGCGATATCGCCGAGCGTGGTTTCGATATCCTGTGCGTGCGTGAACTGACTGGCGGCATCTACTTCGGTCAGCCGAAAGGTCGCGAAGGCAGCGGCCCGCATGAGCGCGCCTTTGACACCGAGGTTTATCACCGCTTTGAAATCGAGCGCATCGCCCGCATCGCCTTTGAATCTGCCCGCAAACGTCGCAATATCGTCACCTCAATCGATAAAGCCAACGTCTTGCAGACGTCGGTCATGTGGCGCGAAATAGTCAATGAAGTGGCAAAAGATTACCCGGATGTGCAGCTGAGCCACATGTACATCGATAACGCCACCATGCAGCTGATTAAAGATCCATCACAGTTTGATGTGCTGCTGTGTTCTAACCTGTTCGGCGACATCCTGTCTGATGAATGCGCGATGATTACCGGTTCCATGGGCTTGTTGCCTTCCGCCAGCCTGAATGAAGAAGGTTTCGGCCTGTTTGAGCCTGCGGGCGGTTCTGCACCGGATATCGCCGGTCAGAATATTGCCAACCCGATTGCCCAGATTCTGTCGTTGTCACTGCTGCTGCGTTATAGCCTGAATGCGGATGACGCTGCCGCTAGCATTGAACGCGCCGTGAGCCGCGCGTTGGAAGCGGGTTATCGCACCCGTGATTTAGCCGGTGACGGCAAAGCCGTGAGCACAGATGAAATGGGCAGCATCATTGCCGGTTTTATCGCCGAGGAAAAATAA
- the leuL gene encoding leu operon leader peptide — protein sequence MFHSFRLLGLLLNASSLRGRLVGGINN from the coding sequence ATGTTTCATTCTTTCCGCCTACTCGGTCTACTACTAAACGCATCCAGTTTGCGCGGTAGACTCGTGGGCGGAATCAATAACTGA